In a single window of the Arachis hypogaea cultivar Tifrunner chromosome 6, arahy.Tifrunner.gnm2.J5K5, whole genome shotgun sequence genome:
- the LOC112696176 gene encoding vacuolar-sorting protein BRO1-like — translation MSNHDRKLLNTETVLSIPLKKTNPVELYLPLRKLVASAYSESDAEKVESVLETLNKCRRDMVERRGDLSLPMQRDCLIHYFKCLCMVEPLFTSLSADADADSIIFVWYDAFNPEHKDGVSSQRNAIQLEKAAVLFNIGAIHSQIAASCDRTTALGRHLAMDAFRVAANFFDILWKDFAKDVVSATLDLTPLFAQFLHYLFPAQASELELQQQLNNNDASNAFQKHECAGEFVSVSLDA, via the coding sequence ATGAGCAACCATGATCGGAAGTTGTTGAACACGGAAACGGTGCTGTCAATCCCACTGAAGAAGACTAATCCGGTGGAGCTGTACCTGCCGTTACGCAAGTTGGTAGCCTCAGCATACTCGGAGAGCGATGCAGAAAAAGTTGAAAGCGTTCTGGAAACCCTAAACAAATGCCGCAGGGACATGGTGGAGCGTAGAGGGGACCTCTCCCTTCCCATGCAACGTGACTGCCTCATCCACTACTTCAAATGCCTTTGCATGGTTGAGCCACTCTTCACCTCTCTCTCCGCCGACGCCGACGCCGACTCCATCATCTTTGTCTGGTACGACGCCTTCAACCCTGAGCATAAGGATGGGGTCTCCTCACAGCGCAACGCCATCCAATTGGAGAAGGCCGCTGTTCTCTTCAACATTGGAGCCATCCACAGCCAGATTGCTGCCTCTTGCGACCGTACCACCGCCCTTGGCCGTCACCTTGCAATGGACGCCTTTAGAGTTGCCGCCAATTTCTTCGACATACTCTGGAAGGATTTTGCCAAGGACGTGGTCTCCGCCACCCTCGATTTGACTCCCCTCTTCGCGCAGTTTCTGCACTACCTCTTCCCCGCTCAGGCTTCCGAGCTCGAATTACAGCAACAACTCAACAACAACGACGCCAGTAACGCTTTCCAAAAACACGAATGTGCCGGGGAGTTTGTATCGGTCAGTCTTGACGCTTGA
- the LOC112696173 gene encoding uncharacterized protein isoform X2: MLQRLCLMASRGYPPGLVLHPEFSFSSTNTKVCQTSLPALGAAPDIITYRYPCLKSHPNEESRKSRSELLDYNQLINVEFSAQRPIFIDIQQSCPNPVLLSSGIVEQCTKRDKILQVLQSRTAEPGIDGENLSLLLDLTKLQLPGIDKAQRLSSPFWPNSEFYIPKPLLEFVQDSAITSKITVHPDGQVTFMGSAIEMKDFLAAVAESYILENSHNGEKKSMLVPYFSRGQFSLKIESALTAPLKSPEKVKMKPSQKKKKKLSTERDLYKRNGMHACESLLSLMVDKKQRRQTAMLSLKKSGPELSELLTQFSAGIAGTGLAVLLSVMCELACGRIPISASKMFNTVFGFALVWLSWAVNKLRATVVSISKNAGKSGSKEEDMIQKLDKSIQGIYWSAAALLAVAVLRLA; encoded by the exons ATGCTTCAGAGACTCTGTTTGATGGCTTCTCGTGGTTACCCTCCAGGCCTTGTATTGCACCCGGAATTTTCCTTCTCCTCCACTAATACCAAA GTTTGTCAAACATCCTTGCCTGCATTAGGAGCTGCACCCGACATTATCACATATCGATATCCTTGTCTTAAGTCGCATCCAAATGAGGAGTCACGGAAATCTAGAAGTGAGCTACTGGATTACAATCAGCTTATCAATGTTGAGTTCTCAGCTCAAAGGCCGATATTTATTGACATCCAAC AGAGCTGCCCAAATCCAGTACTTCTCAGCTCTGGCATTGTTGAACAATGCACAAAGCGTGATAAGATCTTGCAGGTTCTACAGTCCAGGACTGCTGAACCAGGCATAGATGGAGAAAATTTATCTCTGTTATTGGACTTGACAAAATTGCAATTGCCAGGCATTGATAAAGCGCAACGATTGTCATCTCCTTTCTGGCCAAATAGTGAATTCTACATCCCAAAGCCTTTACTGGAATTTGTTCAAGATTCAGCTATTACTTCAAAGATTACAGTTCATCCAGATGGTCAAGTCACATTTATGGGTTCTGCGATTGAGATGAAAGATTTTCTTGCTGCAGTGGCTGAGTCATACATATTGGAAAATTCGCATAATGGGGAAAAGAAGTCTATGCTTGTTCCGTACTTTAGTAG AGGCCAATTCTCCTTGAAGATTGAGTCTGCCTTAACTGCTCCATTAAAGAG TCCTGAGAAAGTCAAAATGAAGCCatctcaaaaaaagaaaaagaagcttaGCACCGAGAGGGATCTCTACAAGAGGAACGGCATGCATGCATGCGAGAGCCTTCTGTCATTGATGGTAGACAAGAAGCAACGCCGGCAAACAGCAATGCTCTCTTTGAAGAAATCTGGCCCTGAGCTTTCCGAGCTGCTGACACAATTCTCTGCTGGTATTGCTGGGACCGGCCTCGCTGTCCTGCTATCTGTTATGTGTGAGCTTGCATGTGGAAGGATTCCCATTTCTGCATCTAAGATGTTCAATACAGTGTTTGGATTTGCATTGGTTTGGCTTTCTTGGGCAGTAAATAAGCTAAGGGCTACAGTAGTCAGCATTAGCAAGAATGCAGGGAAGTCAGGATCAAAAGAAGAGGACATGATTCAGAAACTAGACAAGAGCATACAGGGAATCTACTGGAGCGCCGCAGCATTGCTAGCGGTTGCAGTGCTGAGGCTTGCTTGA
- the LOC112696175 gene encoding BTB/POZ and MATH domain-containing protein 2, with protein sequence MGKIFRETAKPSSKSASPSSSSAPVTTSSTSVTETVRGSHHFKITGYSLSKGIGIGKYVASDTFSVGGYDWAIYFYPDGKSVEDNATYVSLFIALASDGTDVRALFELTLLDQSGKERHKVHSHFERTLESGPYTLKYRGSMWGYKRFFKRMALETSDYLKDDCLSVNCSVGVVRSRTEGPRIYSIAIPPSNIGEQFGQLLQSGRGTDVSFEVNGEIFAAHKLVIAARSPVFRAQLFGPMKDQNTDCIKVEDMEAPVFKALLHFMYWDTLPDLHELTGLNTKWATTLMAQHLLAAADRYALERLRMMCEASLCEDVAINTVATTLALAEQHHCFQLKAVCLKFIATSENLRAVMQTDGFDYLKESCPSVLTELLEYVARFTEHSDFMFKHRNDVLLDGSDINGRRVKQRL encoded by the exons ATGGGTAAGATTTTCCGAGAAACCGCGAAGCCGTCCTCCAAGTCCGCATCGCCGTCTTCGTCTTCGGCTCCGGTAACGACGTCGTCTACTTCCGTCACCGAAACAGTTAGGGGGTCTCATCATTTCAAGATCACGGGGTATTCTCTCTCGAAGGGGATTGGGATTGGGAAGTACGTGGCCTCGGATACGTTCTCGGTTGGTGGGTACGATTGGGCGATCTACTTTTACCCTGATGGAAAGAGCGTTGAGGACAATGCCACCTATGTTTCTCTATTCATCGCTCTCGCCAGCGACGGCACCGACGTTAGGGCGCTCTTTGAGCTGACCCTTTTGGATCAGAGTGGGAAGGAGAGGCATAAGGTCCATAGCCATTTCGAGAGGACGCTCGAAAGCGGGCCGTACACGTTGAAGTACCGGGGGAGCATGTG GGGTTACAAACGGTTCTTTAAGAGAATGGCTCTAGAGACGTCTGACTACCTTAAAGACGATTGTCTATCTGTGAATTGTAGTGTTGGTGTTGTGAGATCACGCACAGAAGGCCCTAGAATCTATTCTATAGCAATTCCACCATCTAACATTGGTGAGCAATTTGGTCAACTACTGCAAAGCGGAAGAGGAACTGATGTGAGTTTTGAAGTGAATGGAGAAATTTTTGCAGCCCATAAATTGGTAATAGCTGCACGATCACCCGTTTTCAGAGCCCAACTTTTTGGTCCTATGAAAGATCAGAATACCGATTGTATAAAAGTTGAAGATATGGAGGCTCCAGTCTTTAAG GCATTGCTTCATTTTATGTACTGGGACACTCTACCTGATCTGCACGAACTCACTGGGTTGAACACAAAATGGGCAACAACCTTGATGGCTCAACATCTTCTAGCAGCAGCCGATCGGTATGCCTTAGAGAGGCTTAGGATGATGTGTGAAGCGAGTCTATGTGAAGATGTTGCAATAAACACTGTGGCTACGACCTTAGCTTTAGCGGAGCAGCACCATTGTTTTCAGCTAAAAGCAGTCTGTCTCAAGTTTATTGCAACCTCCGAAAACCTCAGAG CCGTGATGCAAACTGATGGGTTTGATTACTTGAAGGAAAGCTGCCCTTCTGTTCTGACAGAGCTATTGGAGTATGTGGCTAGATTCACTGAGCATTCGGACTTCATGTTCAAGCACAGGAATGATGTACTCCTTGATGGCAGCGACATAAATGGGAGGCGGGTGAAGCAAAGGCTTTAA
- the LOC112696173 gene encoding uncharacterized protein isoform X1, whose amino-acid sequence MLQRLCLMASRGYPPGLVLHPEFSFSSTNTKVCQTSLPALGAAPDIITYRYPCLKSHPNEESRKSRSELLDYNQLINVEFSAQRPIFIDIQQSCPNPVLLSSGIVEQCTKRDKILQVLQSRTAEPGIDGENLSLLLDLTKLQLPGIDKAQRLSSPFWPNSEFYIPKPLLEFVQDSAITSKITVHPDGQVTFMGSAIEMKDFLAAVAESYILENSHNGEKKSMLVPYFSRGQFSLKIESALTAPLKSSPEKVKMKPSQKKKKKLSTERDLYKRNGMHACESLLSLMVDKKQRRQTAMLSLKKSGPELSELLTQFSAGIAGTGLAVLLSVMCELACGRIPISASKMFNTVFGFALVWLSWAVNKLRATVVSISKNAGKSGSKEEDMIQKLDKSIQGIYWSAAALLAVAVLRLA is encoded by the exons ATGCTTCAGAGACTCTGTTTGATGGCTTCTCGTGGTTACCCTCCAGGCCTTGTATTGCACCCGGAATTTTCCTTCTCCTCCACTAATACCAAA GTTTGTCAAACATCCTTGCCTGCATTAGGAGCTGCACCCGACATTATCACATATCGATATCCTTGTCTTAAGTCGCATCCAAATGAGGAGTCACGGAAATCTAGAAGTGAGCTACTGGATTACAATCAGCTTATCAATGTTGAGTTCTCAGCTCAAAGGCCGATATTTATTGACATCCAAC AGAGCTGCCCAAATCCAGTACTTCTCAGCTCTGGCATTGTTGAACAATGCACAAAGCGTGATAAGATCTTGCAGGTTCTACAGTCCAGGACTGCTGAACCAGGCATAGATGGAGAAAATTTATCTCTGTTATTGGACTTGACAAAATTGCAATTGCCAGGCATTGATAAAGCGCAACGATTGTCATCTCCTTTCTGGCCAAATAGTGAATTCTACATCCCAAAGCCTTTACTGGAATTTGTTCAAGATTCAGCTATTACTTCAAAGATTACAGTTCATCCAGATGGTCAAGTCACATTTATGGGTTCTGCGATTGAGATGAAAGATTTTCTTGCTGCAGTGGCTGAGTCATACATATTGGAAAATTCGCATAATGGGGAAAAGAAGTCTATGCTTGTTCCGTACTTTAGTAG AGGCCAATTCTCCTTGAAGATTGAGTCTGCCTTAACTGCTCCATTAAAGAG CAGTCCTGAGAAAGTCAAAATGAAGCCatctcaaaaaaagaaaaagaagcttaGCACCGAGAGGGATCTCTACAAGAGGAACGGCATGCATGCATGCGAGAGCCTTCTGTCATTGATGGTAGACAAGAAGCAACGCCGGCAAACAGCAATGCTCTCTTTGAAGAAATCTGGCCCTGAGCTTTCCGAGCTGCTGACACAATTCTCTGCTGGTATTGCTGGGACCGGCCTCGCTGTCCTGCTATCTGTTATGTGTGAGCTTGCATGTGGAAGGATTCCCATTTCTGCATCTAAGATGTTCAATACAGTGTTTGGATTTGCATTGGTTTGGCTTTCTTGGGCAGTAAATAAGCTAAGGGCTACAGTAGTCAGCATTAGCAAGAATGCAGGGAAGTCAGGATCAAAAGAAGAGGACATGATTCAGAAACTAGACAAGAGCATACAGGGAATCTACTGGAGCGCCGCAGCATTGCTAGCGGTTGCAGTGCTGAGGCTTGCTTGA